From a region of the Sulfuriferula plumbiphila genome:
- a CDS encoding M48 family metalloprotease: MSVRAWHRHVVANRLQSLLLVAVLLGISTLVGSLLSGATGLWLALGASLVVLLIEPVAVSRLTLALYRARPLTRQEAPEVWRMIETLAERAGLPAVPVPHYVPSPMVNAFALGSRHDSAIALTDGLLRNLTARELAGVLAHEMAHIVHDDLRVMGLADYVSRMTSLFALTGQISS; this comes from the coding sequence ATGAGCGTGCGTGCCTGGCATCGCCACGTTGTCGCCAACCGGCTGCAGAGCCTGCTGCTGGTGGCAGTCCTGCTGGGCATCAGTACTTTGGTGGGCAGCCTTCTGTCCGGTGCGACCGGGTTGTGGCTCGCCCTGGGTGCCAGCCTCGTCGTCCTTCTGATCGAGCCGGTTGCAGTCTCCCGGTTGACGCTCGCTCTGTATCGCGCCCGACCCCTCACCCGGCAGGAGGCGCCCGAGGTCTGGCGCATGATCGAGACCCTGGCCGAACGCGCCGGCCTGCCCGCCGTGCCCGTGCCGCACTACGTGCCCAGCCCAATGGTCAACGCGTTCGCGCTTGGCAGCCGCCACGATTCGGCCATCGCCCTCACGGACGGCCTGCTGCGCAACCTGACGGCGCGCGAACTGGCGGGCGTGCTGGCCCATGAGATGGCCCACATCGTCCACGACGACCTGCGGGTGATGGGGCTGGCCGACTATGTGAGCCGGATGACCTCGCTGTTTGCCCTGACCGGGCAGATTTCCTCCTGA
- a CDS encoding DUF3617 domain-containing protein translates to MRKTLLALVFVSSLPVSTACSAENDMRPGLWEITTTSDLLRLVSQIPPDQMQSLMNLAKQHGVDMPQIQNGAAMSSVCVTQKMADQKIPPGFYQNKSGCIAQNATHAGNTYTWDFVCANPKLKGNGTAQAVFANPENFTGRTEFDGVAQGAPVKEHADISGRWMSASCGAVKPPQ, encoded by the coding sequence ATGCGCAAAACCCTTCTTGCCCTTGTTTTCGTATCCTCATTGCCGGTATCTACTGCCTGCTCGGCAGAAAACGACATGCGTCCCGGATTATGGGAAATCACCACGACGTCAGACCTGTTGCGCCTAGTGTCACAGATTCCACCAGATCAAATGCAAAGTTTAATGAACCTGGCCAAGCAGCACGGAGTGGATATGCCCCAAATTCAAAATGGCGCAGCAATGTCCAGTGTTTGCGTAACCCAGAAAATGGCCGACCAAAAAATCCCGCCCGGTTTTTATCAAAATAAATCCGGATGTATTGCCCAAAACGCCACTCATGCCGGCAACACATACACCTGGGACTTCGTTTGTGCCAACCCCAAGCTGAAGGGGAATGGAACGGCGCAAGCGGTGTTTGCCAACCCGGAGAACTTCACCGGACGAACTGAATTCGACGGCGTTGCACAAGGCGCCCCCGTCAAGGAGCACGCTGATATCAGCGGTCGATGGATGAGTGCAAGTTGCGGAGCGGTGAAGCCGCCGCAGTGA
- a CDS encoding M48 family metalloprotease, protein MALPWWLAEAVQINWPGLLLLVFSPQLALLAQLGLSRLRELDADLAAARLTGDPEGLAHALAKIEQVSRAWRAWLLPGWGNPEPSWLRTHPSTEERIQRLRALSGSIPKQIWQEAAVSGAGPSPIRRPPRWYPGGVWR, encoded by the coding sequence ATGGCCTTGCCCTGGTGGCTGGCAGAGGCGGTGCAAATCAACTGGCCGGGCCTGCTGCTGCTTGTCTTCTCGCCGCAGCTGGCGCTGCTGGCCCAGTTGGGATTGTCGCGGCTGCGCGAGTTGGACGCCGACCTCGCCGCCGCCCGCCTGACAGGCGACCCCGAAGGTCTGGCCCACGCGCTCGCGAAGATCGAACAGGTCTCGCGCGCCTGGCGCGCCTGGCTGCTGCCCGGCTGGGGCAACCCGGAACCCTCATGGCTGCGCACCCATCCGTCCACCGAAGAGCGCATCCAGCGCTTGCGCGCCCTGTCCGGCTCGATCCCGAAACAAATCTGGCAGGAGGCGGCCGTGTCCGGCGCCGGTCCTTCCCCCATCCGCCGCCCGCCCCGCTGGTATCCCGGTGGGGTCTGGCGCTGA
- a CDS encoding glycine zipper 2TM domain-containing protein has product MDKSMLIGVVAGAVAVTAIGGVAGYKVLHPEPTYADVVNVQPVTKDIRTAHKVCKEVPVTRQAPVRDQDRIAGTAIGAVLGGVLGNQIGGGNGKTVATVAGAAAGGYAGNRVQKSMQESDRQTVMDTRCRTEYSNQKKILGYNVTYHLGEKQGVVRMDYDPGQHIPVRDGQLVLTPPVNENPS; this is encoded by the coding sequence ATGGATAAGTCAATGTTGATTGGTGTGGTAGCCGGAGCAGTGGCGGTTACCGCTATTGGTGGTGTTGCCGGGTATAAGGTGCTGCATCCCGAACCCACCTATGCCGACGTCGTCAATGTGCAACCGGTGACCAAGGACATTCGCACAGCGCACAAGGTTTGCAAGGAAGTGCCCGTCACCCGCCAGGCGCCGGTACGGGATCAGGACCGCATTGCCGGAACTGCCATCGGCGCGGTGCTGGGCGGGGTTCTGGGCAACCAGATCGGCGGTGGCAACGGCAAGACCGTGGCAACCGTAGCCGGTGCAGCCGCCGGGGGCTATGCGGGTAACCGCGTGCAGAAAAGCATGCAGGAATCCGACCGGCAGACGGTCATGGATACACGCTGCAGAACCGAGTACAGCAACCAAAAGAAAATACTGGGCTACAACGTGACCTACCATCTGGGCGAGAAACAGGGCGTGGTGCGCATGGACTACGATCCGGGTCAGCACATACCTGTCAGGGACGGCCAACTGGTTCTCACCCCGCCGGTTAACGAGAATCCGTCCTGA
- the cobA gene encoding uroporphyrinogen-III C-methyltransferase gives MQTGKVYLIGAGPGDPELLTLKAVRLLSTADVVLVDDLVNRAVLDHAHGGARIIEVGKRGGCQSTPQAFIHRQMISEARAGKVVARLKGGDPFMFGRGGEEIEALRAAGIPIEVISGVTSGIAAPAALGIPVTHRDWAPGVTFVTGHTRDGNSVNWAALAAARTTLVIYMGIKNLPDIVAQLLAAGLPSTTPAAVIQNGTLARQRQIKSNLSNLPAATQQAGIGSPAIMVIGEVASLAHLETCAETAVKAA, from the coding sequence ATGCAAACAGGCAAAGTTTATTTAATCGGCGCAGGCCCTGGCGACCCGGAGTTGCTGACGTTAAAAGCGGTACGCTTGCTGAGCACAGCAGACGTGGTGCTGGTGGACGATCTGGTGAACCGCGCGGTGCTCGACCACGCACACGGTGGCGCGCGCATCATCGAAGTCGGCAAGCGTGGCGGCTGCCAGTCCACGCCGCAGGCCTTTATCCATCGCCAGATGATTAGCGAGGCACGCGCCGGCAAGGTGGTCGCGCGGCTCAAGGGCGGCGACCCATTCATGTTTGGTCGCGGCGGCGAGGAAATTGAAGCCTTGCGCGCAGCGGGTATCCCTATAGAAGTGATCAGCGGCGTGACCTCGGGCATCGCCGCCCCGGCCGCGCTGGGCATCCCGGTCACCCATCGTGACTGGGCGCCCGGCGTGACCTTTGTCACCGGCCACACGCGCGACGGCAACAGTGTGAACTGGGCAGCGCTGGCAGCAGCACGCACCACACTGGTGATTTACATGGGCATCAAAAACCTGCCGGATATCGTGGCGCAACTGCTGGCAGCGGGACTGCCCTCCACCACGCCCGCAGCTGTCATACAAAATGGCACACTTGCCCGGCAGCGCCAAATCAAGAGCAATTTAAGCAATTTGCCAGCCGCAACGCAGCAGGCTGGCATCGGCAGCCCGGCCATCATGGTGATTGGTGAAGTCGCCAGCCTGGCTCACCTTGAAACCTGTGCAGAGACTGCCGTCAAGGCAGCGTGA
- a CDS encoding SagB/ThcOx family dehydrogenase: MKNALDTVLAYHQRTKHHLQGYAAGPGELDWKNQPDPFRSFVGSPQLELPLLAAAPHPPYADLYTPGKIAPQALTLNSIAALLELSFGLSAWKQYDSARWALRCNPSSGNLHPTEAYLVSAGCNGLEDGVHHYVSRDHLLEQRCRFDTATDGSERILPPGSFLVGLTSIHWREAWKYGERAFRYCQHDVGHAIAAVRYAAATLGWQAGVLSTWGDAEIGAILGVDRDPDFGAAEREWSDTILLVTASAPGCAADAPSRAALMNAARRGQWLGHANVLAAHHSHRWPVIDEVAHACAKSATQETSWRPPALPEPAGNAGAHTAVEIIRQRRSAQAFDAIAPPLPADTFYRMLDMSLPRRAVPPWDAIAWAPRVHLLLFVHRVDDVASGLYLFLRNAGIEAKLRAGLNPDFEWVRTQGCPAHFSLFRLVAADARNAARTLSCHQDIAADGAFSLAMLAEYDTSLALGPWAYRQLFWEAGMLGQVLYLEAEAAGVRGTGIGCYFDDAVHDLLGIKDTFIQSMYHFTAGAALEDTRLQTLPAYAHLERDMRLSERDADGTIRSITPFIIRTDSR; the protein is encoded by the coding sequence ATGAAAAATGCGCTCGATACCGTGCTGGCGTACCACCAGCGCACCAAGCATCATTTGCAAGGCTATGCTGCCGGGCCGGGCGAGCTGGACTGGAAAAATCAGCCCGATCCTTTCCGCAGTTTTGTTGGCAGCCCGCAGCTGGAACTGCCTTTGCTGGCCGCTGCGCCGCACCCGCCCTATGCCGACCTATACACGCCGGGGAAGATCGCGCCGCAGGCGCTGACGCTGAACAGCATCGCTGCCCTGCTCGAGCTCTCCTTCGGTCTCTCTGCATGGAAACAATACGATAGCGCACGCTGGGCGCTGCGCTGCAACCCGTCCAGCGGCAATCTTCACCCGACCGAAGCTTACCTGGTGAGCGCAGGCTGCAATGGTCTCGAGGATGGCGTGCACCACTATGTGAGCCGCGATCACCTGCTCGAGCAGCGCTGCCGCTTCGACACGGCAACCGATGGGAGCGAGCGCATCCTGCCGCCCGGTTCATTTCTGGTGGGACTAACTTCGATCCATTGGCGCGAAGCCTGGAAATACGGCGAACGCGCATTTCGGTATTGCCAGCATGACGTTGGCCATGCGATTGCCGCCGTGCGCTATGCAGCCGCCACGCTGGGTTGGCAGGCAGGTGTGCTGAGTACATGGGGCGACGCGGAGATCGGCGCGATCCTTGGCGTTGACCGCGACCCGGATTTTGGCGCGGCCGAACGTGAATGGTCGGATACGATTTTGCTGGTGACAGCGTCAGCGCCGGGTTGCGCCGCCGACGCACCCAGCCGCGCCGCGCTGATGAACGCTGCACGACGCGGCCAATGGCTGGGGCACGCGAATGTACTGGCTGCACATCATTCGCACCGATGGCCGGTGATTGATGAAGTGGCGCATGCCTGCGCGAAATCCGCGACGCAGGAGACCAGCTGGCGGCCACCCGCGCTGCCCGAGCCGGCCGGCAACGCGGGTGCTCACACGGCCGTCGAAATCATCCGCCAGCGACGCAGCGCACAAGCCTTCGACGCTATCGCCCCGCCGCTGCCTGCCGATACCTTCTACCGCATGCTGGACATGAGCTTGCCGCGCCGCGCCGTGCCGCCCTGGGACGCAATCGCGTGGGCGCCGCGCGTGCATTTGCTGCTGTTCGTCCATCGCGTCGACGATGTCGCGTCCGGGCTTTATCTTTTTCTGCGCAACGCGGGTATTGAAGCGAAATTGCGCGCGGGATTGAACCCCGATTTCGAGTGGGTGCGAACACAAGGCTGCCCGGCGCATTTTTCACTGTTCCGGCTGGTTGCGGCTGATGCCAGGAATGCGGCACGCACCTTGTCCTGCCATCAGGATATCGCCGCCGACGGCGCATTCAGCCTCGCCATGCTGGCCGAATATGACACCAGCCTGGCACTGGGGCCATGGGCCTACCGCCAGCTATTCTGGGAAGCCGGCATGCTGGGACAGGTGCTCTACCTCGAGGCCGAAGCGGCGGGTGTGCGCGGCACCGGAATCGGCTGTTACTTTGACGATGCGGTACATGACTTGCTGGGCATCAAGGATACTTTCATCCAGAGCATGTACCACTTTACCGCCGGGGCTGCGCTTGAGGATACCCGCCTGCAGACGCTGCCTGCTTATGCGCATCTGGAGCGGGATATGCGGCTAAGTGAGCGCGACGCTGACGGAACGATCCGCAGCATCACGCCGTTCATTATCAGGACGGATTCTCGTTAA
- the ybiB gene encoding DNA-binding protein YbiB, with translation MSYSAILKEIARGVHGARELAQEEAEQLYGAMLDGGVPELELGAILIAMRMKGESANELLGFYQALERRVYQLDAPGGGVRPVVLPTYNGARHQANLTPLLALLLVKFGVPVLLHGTLEGGGRVATAYILRELGILPCANVRQANEALARERIAFVPTAALSPGLANLLALRNRLGVRNSGHSLAKMIDPFGGDSLRLVSVSHPDYLEKMRGFFQATGGRALLLRGTEGEAFANPKRRPDLEYFEDGAQQILFEAEIGPLKTLPSLPDTIDAPATATWIREAMSGQHPVPLPMVNQLACCLYGAGYTSDMNQAKAIVAMETASLAAA, from the coding sequence GTGAGTTATTCCGCCATACTCAAGGAAATCGCCCGGGGTGTACACGGTGCACGCGAACTGGCGCAGGAGGAGGCCGAACAATTGTACGGCGCCATGCTCGACGGTGGCGTACCGGAACTGGAACTGGGCGCGATCCTCATTGCCATGCGCATGAAAGGCGAGTCGGCGAACGAGCTGCTCGGCTTTTATCAGGCGCTGGAGCGCCGTGTGTATCAGCTGGATGCGCCGGGCGGCGGGGTACGCCCGGTGGTGCTGCCCACTTACAACGGCGCGCGCCACCAGGCCAATCTGACGCCGTTACTGGCGTTGCTGCTGGTCAAGTTCGGTGTGCCAGTGCTGCTGCACGGCACGCTGGAAGGAGGTGGTCGGGTCGCCACCGCGTACATCCTGCGCGAACTGGGCATCCTGCCCTGCGCCAATGTGCGCCAGGCCAACGAGGCGTTGGCGCGTGAGCGCATCGCCTTCGTCCCCACTGCCGCGCTGTCGCCTGGACTGGCCAATCTGCTGGCATTGCGCAACCGCCTCGGCGTGCGTAATTCCGGCCATTCACTGGCCAAGATGATTGACCCGTTCGGCGGCGACAGCTTGCGTCTGGTAAGTGTATCGCACCCCGATTACCTGGAGAAAATGCGCGGTTTTTTTCAGGCCACCGGCGGACGTGCGCTACTGCTGCGGGGCACCGAAGGCGAAGCCTTCGCCAATCCGAAACGCCGTCCCGACCTGGAATATTTTGAAGACGGTGCGCAGCAAATATTGTTTGAGGCCGAAATCGGCCCGCTCAAAACCCTGCCCAGCCTGCCCGACACCATCGACGCACCCGCTACCGCCACCTGGATACGCGAAGCGATGTCAGGTCAGCATCCCGTACCGCTGCCCATGGTCAACCAGCTCGCCTGCTGCCTGTATGGCGCGGGCTACACCAGCGACATGAACCAGGCCAAGGCCATTGTTGCCATGGAGACCGCCAGCCTTGCTGCTGCCTGA
- a CDS encoding DUF3820 family protein produces MNPEDLQRLVTRVMPYGKYKGRLIADLPGQYLNWFARTGFPPGEIGRLLALMQELDHNGLSSLLDPLRKR; encoded by the coding sequence ATGAATCCCGAAGATTTACAACGCCTGGTTACCCGCGTCATGCCTTACGGCAAGTACAAAGGCCGCCTGATTGCCGATCTGCCCGGACAGTATCTTAACTGGTTTGCTCGCACAGGCTTTCCACCCGGCGAAATCGGTCGTCTATTGGCGTTGATGCAGGAGCTGGATCACAACGGTCTTTCCTCGCTGCTTGATCCTTTACGAAAGCGATAA
- a CDS encoding nitrate reductase, whose translation MTSLHSPPPIQSACAYCGVGCGVLIETDGARITGVRGDPDHPANFGRLCTKGASLHLAAAQLDARALYPALRSERGTPRERVSWDSALDHAAGRFAEIIRNHGADAVGFYISGQLLTEDYYVFNKLAKGLVGTNNVDTNSRLCMSSAVSGYKATLGADAPPACYEDIAATDCLFIAGSNTAYAHPIVYRRIEDARKSNPDLKVIVVDPRRTDTAREADLHLPILPGTDVALFNAMLHVMLWENMTDAAYIAAHTSGFDALRATVREYTPESVAGLCGVPATDIITAARWFGQSPATLSLYCQGLNQSSHGTDKNAALINLHLATGQIGRPGTGPFSLTGQPNAMGGREVGGMANLLSAHRDLANPAHRAEVAALWGVDSVPEIPGKTALEMFEAVARGEIKALWIACTNPAQSLPNQALVRAALEAAEFVVVQEVNAFTETADYADLLLPAAAWGEKEGTVTNSERRITHLKAAIAAPGEARPDWEIAADFARRLGAQLGKPGTTLFPYVNAEAVFNEHRASTRGRDLDITGLSYALLDEQGPQQWPFPEGATTGKVRLYADGVYPTADGRARFASPRYLPTAEVIDARYPLHFNTGRLRDQWHGMSRTGMVARLFSHVETPVLSMHADDMARRSLKNGDLVRVKNRRGELLVPVEASEDMRVGQVFMPMHWGGRYMSGFGVNTVTADQRDPVSRQPELKHAVVQVEKAPLPWHMAVMRRDHAVARMLRIQPLLARFDYASCGLYGRDNNPLLVLRVAHGTPLSAEMLAEIDTLLDMQDEASIMRYDDPRRGISKRVMVEDGRVVGVRLTGETAARDWLKEMMAEGAEIAPLRAWVLAPLATPPVGSSSRGYIVCNCLNIPATQILEAVAQGADLPVLQARLKCGTECGSCVPELRRMVLAHKQEAA comes from the coding sequence ATGACTTCCCTGCATTCACCCCCTCCCATTCAATCTGCTTGTGCTTATTGCGGTGTCGGTTGCGGCGTGCTGATCGAAACCGACGGCGCGCGCATCACCGGCGTGCGCGGCGATCCTGACCATCCTGCCAATTTCGGCCGCCTGTGCACCAAGGGCGCAAGCCTGCATCTGGCTGCCGCGCAGCTCGACGCACGTGCGCTCTATCCTGCGTTGCGTAGCGAACGCGGCACACCGCGTGAGCGGGTGTCCTGGGACAGCGCGCTTGACCATGCCGCCGGCCGCTTTGCCGAGATCATCCGCAACCACGGCGCGGACGCAGTGGGCTTTTACATCTCCGGCCAGCTGCTGACCGAGGATTACTACGTCTTCAACAAGCTGGCCAAGGGGCTGGTCGGCACCAACAACGTGGATACCAATTCGCGTCTGTGCATGTCCAGCGCGGTGAGCGGCTACAAGGCCACGCTGGGCGCGGATGCGCCGCCTGCCTGTTATGAGGATATCGCCGCGACGGATTGCCTGTTCATTGCCGGGTCGAATACGGCCTACGCCCACCCCATCGTGTATCGCCGCATCGAGGATGCACGCAAGTCCAACCCTGATCTGAAGGTCATCGTGGTGGATCCGCGCCGCACCGATACGGCGCGCGAGGCCGACCTGCACCTGCCCATCCTGCCCGGCACCGACGTGGCGCTGTTCAACGCCATGCTCCACGTGATGCTGTGGGAAAACATGACCGACGCGGCCTATATCGCCGCGCATACCAGCGGCTTCGATGCGCTACGCGCCACGGTGCGCGAGTACACGCCGGAATCAGTGGCCGGCCTGTGTGGCGTGCCGGCGACGGACATCATCACTGCCGCGCGCTGGTTCGGGCAGTCCCCCGCCACGCTGTCACTGTATTGCCAGGGCTTGAACCAGTCCAGCCACGGCACCGACAAGAACGCTGCGCTGATCAACCTGCACCTCGCCACCGGCCAGATCGGCCGCCCCGGTACCGGGCCGTTTTCCCTCACCGGCCAGCCCAATGCCATGGGCGGGCGCGAAGTGGGCGGCATGGCGAATTTGCTGTCCGCGCATCGCGATCTGGCCAACCCGGCGCACCGCGCCGAAGTGGCGGCCTTGTGGGGCGTGGACTCAGTACCGGAAATCCCCGGCAAGACCGCGCTGGAAATGTTTGAAGCAGTCGCGCGCGGCGAGATCAAGGCGCTGTGGATCGCCTGCACCAACCCGGCGCAGTCGCTGCCCAATCAGGCACTGGTGCGCGCCGCGCTGGAAGCGGCCGAATTCGTGGTAGTGCAGGAGGTGAATGCCTTTACCGAAACCGCCGACTACGCCGACCTGCTGCTGCCCGCCGCCGCCTGGGGCGAGAAGGAAGGCACAGTCACCAACTCCGAGCGCCGCATCACCCATTTGAAGGCCGCCATTGCTGCCCCGGGTGAAGCGCGCCCGGATTGGGAAATCGCCGCAGACTTCGCGCGTCGGCTGGGCGCGCAGTTGGGCAAACCAGGTACAACCCTGTTTCCCTATGTCAACGCGGAAGCCGTGTTCAACGAGCACCGTGCATCCACACGCGGTCGCGATCTTGATATCACCGGCCTGTCCTACGCCCTGCTGGATGAACAGGGCCCGCAGCAATGGCCGTTCCCGGAAGGCGCGACTACCGGCAAGGTGCGGCTTTACGCCGACGGCGTGTACCCCACCGCCGATGGCCGCGCGCGCTTTGCCAGCCCCCGCTACCTGCCCACCGCCGAAGTGATTGACGCGCGCTATCCGCTGCACTTCAACACCGGCCGCCTGCGCGACCAGTGGCACGGCATGAGTCGCACCGGCATGGTGGCACGGCTGTTCAGTCATGTGGAAACACCGGTCTTATCCATGCACGCTGACGACATGGCGCGCCGCAGCCTCAAGAACGGCGACCTGGTGCGCGTGAAAAACCGGCGCGGCGAACTGCTGGTGCCGGTGGAAGCCAGCGAAGACATGCGCGTGGGACAGGTATTCATGCCCATGCACTGGGGTGGGCGCTATATGAGCGGCTTCGGCGTCAACACCGTCACCGCCGACCAGCGCGACCCGGTGTCGCGCCAACCGGAACTCAAGCACGCCGTCGTGCAGGTGGAAAAAGCGCCGTTACCCTGGCACATGGCAGTGATGCGGCGCGATCACGCGGTGGCGCGCATGTTGCGTATCCAGCCGCTGTTGGCGCGCTTCGATTACGCCAGCTGCGGCCTGTATGGCCGCGACAACAACCCGCTGCTGGTGCTGCGCGTGGCGCACGGCACGCCGCTCTCGGCCGAGATGCTGGCGGAAATCGACACGCTCCTCGACATGCAGGACGAGGCCAGCATCATGCGCTACGACGATCCCCGGCGCGGCATTTCCAAGCGCGTCATGGTGGAAGACGGGCGTGTGGTCGGCGTGCGCCTGACCGGGGAGACCGCGGCGCGCGACTGGCTGAAAGAAATGATGGCCGAAGGGGCAGAAATCGCCCCGCTGCGCGCCTGGGTACTGGCACCGCTGGCAACGCCGCCAGTCGGCAGCAGCAGCCGTGGGTACATTGTCTGCAATTGTCTCAATATCCCGGCAACCCAGATACTGGAAGCCGTGGCACAAGGCGCTGACTTACCTGTGCTGCAAGCCCGCCTCAAATGCGGCACGGAATGCGGCTCCTGCGTGCCCGAACTCAGGCGCATGGTGTTGGCGCATAAACAGGAGGCTGCGTGA